The following coding sequences are from one Bacteroidales bacterium WCE2008 window:
- a CDS encoding fused signal recognition particle receptor, with protein MGLFSKGVKKTNESFFQKISRAIVGKTRVSEDVLDAIEEALVSSDMGVDTTLKIIDNLEDRVEKDKYMSMEELADILRDEIGKLLNVDNSEKVVPFDFSKKPYVMLVVGVNGVGKTTTIGKLASSLKAQGKKVVLGAADTFRAAAVEQLQIWADRAGVDIVRQEMGSDPASVAYDTVKSAVAKDADVVLIDTAGRLHNRVDLMNELTKIRNVIRKVVPDGPHEVLLVLDSTTGQNAFQQAREFSRATDVTALAVTKLDGSAKGGVVIGVSDQFHIPVKFIGIGEGIDDLKVFDRKEFVSSLFTLEDLEK; from the coding sequence ATGGGACTGTTCAGTAAAGGGGTCAAGAAGACCAACGAAAGTTTTTTCCAGAAGATTTCGAGAGCCATCGTCGGCAAGACGAGGGTCAGCGAAGACGTGCTGGATGCTATCGAGGAGGCTCTTGTATCCTCCGATATGGGCGTCGATACTACCCTCAAGATAATCGACAACCTTGAAGACCGAGTAGAAAAGGATAAATATATGTCCATGGAAGAGCTCGCCGACATCCTCCGCGATGAGATAGGCAAGCTACTGAATGTGGACAACAGTGAAAAGGTCGTTCCTTTCGATTTCTCAAAGAAACCATATGTGATGCTCGTAGTCGGTGTCAACGGCGTTGGCAAGACCACTACGATTGGAAAGCTCGCCTCAAGCCTGAAGGCTCAGGGCAAGAAAGTCGTTCTCGGCGCAGCCGATACCTTCAGGGCCGCCGCAGTGGAGCAGCTCCAGATCTGGGCCGACAGGGCCGGAGTCGATATCGTCCGTCAGGAGATGGGCTCGGATCCTGCGTCGGTCGCATATGACACCGTGAAATCAGCCGTGGCGAAAGATGCCGACGTAGTGCTTATCGATACCGCCGGCAGGCTCCATAACCGTGTCGATCTCATGAACGAGCTGACCAAGATCCGCAACGTCATTCGCAAGGTCGTGCCGGACGGACCTCATGAAGTCCTTCTCGTCCTCGACAGCACTACCGGTCAGAATGCTTTCCAGCAGGCTCGCGAGTTCTCCAGGGCGACCGACGTCACAGCGCTCGCGGTTACCAAGCTCGACGGTTCTGCCAAGGGCGGAGTCGTGATCGGAGTTTCGGACCAGTTCCACATTCCTGTAAAGTTCATCGGAATCGGAGAGGGAATCGACGACCTCAAGGTGTTCGACCGCAAGGAATTCGTATCCTCGCTTTTCACGCTCGAAGATTTAGAAAAATAA